The following DNA comes from Papaver somniferum cultivar HN1 chromosome 4, ASM357369v1, whole genome shotgun sequence.
GATAAGAAAACAACATTTCATTTTAACTCTGATGTTCCAATATTCATAACACAACTTTTGAAAGAGTATTATTGTAATAATTTGGATTGGTTAATAAAAAGTTTcttagtatcaaaaaaaaaatattaaaaattaaattaacatatgttttttttttgtgggaatgttataaatatcCTCCATTTTTGTTGACTTTGCACAAATACCACCGAGGGGTAAAAAGTAATTTTTTGGAGCCAACTTGACAAAGTTGTTTCTGCTTTTTGGAAGTACCTTCTATAAAGTTGCGTCCATTTCtggaagcaacttgtgctagttgcatCCACTTCTAaaagcaacttgtgctagttgcttccacttttcagaagataggggtatttttaaaaattgaatagtgaaaaatactagaagccccttactatatgggttcaacatatagaagccccactaaatggatcatatATTGTCATCTCCATACTTTCAGAAAATGATATTATAGTAGGCCCGAAATATCacattttcttcagatctggcccataattaattattacgaattttaataaaGACAATACTATCCTTtagtatatatacaagaggaatatcatcgattttattttcattttcattttcattttcagccTCTCTCTCGCTCTCTGGTCTCGGATCTgaagaattttagggtttcatatCGTCAACGTCGTTGTTctatggagaagaagaaaacatttTTAGCTTCATCGATCTCAGCTGAGGATGTTTATGGattattgttgatgatgtttaatcAATTTAACAGCTTAGTCAACTAATCGATTGAGCTTAATAACCACGTCGATGTAATCTGAAATTTTCAGTCGATTCAAGAATATCTCAGgtattgatttctttgatttttgttTCAATCGATTTATAGATCCAATTGATTTGATTCAAATTGATTTTTGTTCCCAATCTCAGTTGATTCCAATTTGTTATTTCGAAGCTGCTCAACATAAGGTTTTCCAGTTTGATTCAATAGGTTTTCCTCATTTACTAGTTCTATTTTCTTAGTTTGATTaggttttgattattatttttggttgaTTCTACTCAGATCGGAGGGGCATAACCACATGAATTTTCTTGAGTCTAAATGTTTTGAATCTAGGTATGTTTTGATTATCgttgttgatgttgatgttgatgttgttgtttaagttcgatttgctggttttttatcTTGATTTTTCATAATTTAGTTTTGTTGTGttctttgatttgtttcataATTCAATTCAGGTTAGGTTCAATTCAAATCCCTTCCGAATAGGCTTTTGAAGATAAATCCTGAGATTAGAAGTATTTCATGATATATATGGTGAAGATTGGGTGAATGCAGTCACTCAGCAGGACAACATTCTTACTCATGTCAGTAATGTCTACTACTCAGTGCCTCATGTAAAGGTTCTTTTGATGaataaaagtacttttttttgtttctgcATAACATAGTAAATTGACTTGAACTGATAGTTTATAAAAAGTTCCAACAAGTTTGATTTTGATCTTCATATTCATTTTGCCGCATATGTTCAATGTTTGCTGAAGGATAATACTGTGTCGATGCAGCTGGAACTTGCAAAGCGTCTAATGGATGGTTCATTCGCTGATCGTGTTTTCTTTTCAAACTATGGAACTAAAGCAAATGAAGCAACTATTAAATTTGCGAGGAAATGACACATAGTCAGTTTGCTAGTTTACTGGGTATTGAATATTGTATCAGTTTGTTGTTGCTTTAAAATCTAATGGTTGTTTCATTGGTTTATTTCGTTGAGTTGCTTTCTTCTTTTGAACTTGCCACATTGAAGTGCGCCAGGTTGCTATAAATTGCTACTTTGAACTGTTCTTTCACTATAAATTGTTGATTCATATGTGAATTATGGTTTTCTTAACATAATTTTAGTGAGGACAAGCCGATGTCTTGGAGTCATTTCACAGCTGAAGGTGATGTTGAGTTCAAGGTTGTTCTTTCTGTTCCTCCAAAGGCTCCTCATGATCTGTATGGGAGTTACTAAAATGCTAACAAGTCCAACTTGAAGTTATACGCAGACGTGTCTTCATCTCAGATGGATTCGATGATCTTTTGCGCAAGTACCTGAAATTTTTGATGGTAACCAATTTTTTCCCTAAGATTATTTATATAGGTTCATTATTATAAACGAGGCATAGCCTCATAGAATGAATTGCAAGCTTTGCTACATGGATAATAGTTGAACATCGTTTTTTTTGGTATATTATGCAGGGTCTTATGGACTCAGATACTTTACCACTTAATGTATCACATGAATTtgttgattttatgttgacatatataattatgatgcatgtgtaactcctagttgaacaattcagatgcatgtgtatctgcaagttacaaatgctaattgaatgtgtagcttatagttacacatgctaaccgaatgtgtaactgctagttgcaCATGCTATGTGGATCTACTGGTTTGTATCTACGTTATGCTTATTTTTGGTTAAATTTACTGGTTTTGTGTTGTCTTGTGCAGGGAAACACATTAGGAAGTTGGTTAAAGATGGATTCATCAGCTGCAAACCAAACCACATTCACTCTCGATCTCATGCACGAAGAATGACAAAAGCCATATTGAGGGGTTTTCACTCTGGATATGGTACGTTATACATAATAATTCACAGTTTTTTTACTTTTTCAGTATTCATAGTGTGTATTTGGCTTCCATCCTGCACTGAACCCTTAGCTAGACTTGTACTTATGGATTAACTCTGTCATCATTTCTCAGTAGTATGCGCTATGTCAATAAATCAGATTAAAATACAGCTGACAGTGTTCTTTAGACTTAATTGCAGTACCAAAAGTATTATGGCGTGAAATTCGGTAGTTTAATTAGTTAAGATTGATTGTTCTAATAATCACTGAATTTACTACCTTGTGAAACTCATTTGTAACATAATACATGTATTAAATTTTGTATTGGGAATTTTAGCTGATtgtgtttgattttccttttgtatTTATTGGTATGCAAAAGTATGTgaaacttatagatacacatgctaattatatgtgtaacttctagttacacaagataATTTGATGTGTaattactagttacacatgccgattgaatgtgtaacttcaggTTACATAGATTTTACTTACATATAGTATTTACACAAGAAATTACCAAATTAGTAGGCCTTTCACAAGTAGTAGTATTGTGTATGATTAAACTTGAGTAGTTACTTGTAATCTTGTATAATAACGCCACTTTGAATGATTCAGGTTCAGTTAGTAATTGAGAATTTAGAGCAATTGTTCCTGAAACAACAGAAATGATCGGCTTGTTGTCAATGATGATCGAGGTGATAAGTTAATGCTACTGCGAGCAAATACAGATGCCCCTATATATCTCTGCCTATAGGTAAGTAATGGAAATGGTTTGTTTAAGTAAATTTAGGACTAACTAGTGGAAGTATGTTTACTAGTTTAAGTCCATAACAAGTCCATAGTGAAAGTAATGTATGGACAGCAGAATGAAATACACATAATTGTATTCTTTTGTAGGAACTGTTAGCTTTTGAAGTTTGAACGCTTTCATACTTTACGGGTACACAAGCTAATTACATATGGTAGATTAGCTCCAAAACCAGATTCTGAAGtcgtgtagctactagttacacatgccaattggatgtgtaactgcgagttacacatgctaattgaatgtgtaactgctagttacatgtGTTAATTATATGTGTAAAAGTTTGAGTAAACCCGAAATGATACGTAATTCAGTTTATTAGTTGCATATAGGCATGAGCTAGTTGCAACCTGGGTGTTGAAACTTTAGATTTGTATATCTCATATCATGcattcatatttttttatgttctgGTCTGATACTGGAATACTAGTCAGTCTTTCCATGCATAAATTGATTTATCCATCTTTTCATAGGTTACCCTCCCTGAGCAGATGAGTTAGGAGGTATGATTAAGTAAGACTTGAGATGATagagaagaatatgaagatcAATTGATGTTTTGGATTCGTGTCTCAATCTGCAGGTGTTGATTATTATTATAACAACAATACTAGTAATACTAcctctctggtggtggtggtgctgctgctgttgacaacTCTCTCTTGTATTGAAGCACAAATTACGGCTCCTATCGAAGGTAACTATTTCTTCTTAATTGACACTAACTCATCTTCTTTACCATGATATACTTATGACCGTAAACAATCAAGTTATAGAGGAGAGACCAAGCATCGTTTCACAAGGAAGTAAACTATTTCATGTCTCACTTTTACTAGAAGATTGTTTGGAATGTTTAATTTTGTGCTATGAAGTTATGAGTGGTGTTACAAATGCTTGCTAGTAGGAAGTAGCATATACCTTGAAAACATTGATATGTTGTTTTATGCATTGACCCTATTCTGCCATTTTCTGCGTATATTATAACTTGTTACTCATACCTGGATGCAGAATGAGGGCTCTGACTCAAGATACATTCACTTGCTTTAAAGTTTCTTTATTGTGTTGTGAAGAAATCGATCTCATGAGGATGTGTCTGCATACACATCTATATGGATGTGTGACTGATGATTACGCatgacagatgcatgtgtaactcccagttacacatgctaagataggTTATCATGTGCATTTGCTGTGATCTTTGTTCTATAATTTTTCCTTACAATTTgtcttataatatttttattattttttctttttgttcatccaacctaatccatggatgtttatttcgttgctgatatgcaagcattttggagggaggaaaacaagaaggaaagacaaaaatttaaacttcataaaagcacaaatcagacgcatgtgtaactctcaattacactagatagatgcatatgtaactctcaattacactagacagatgcatgtgtaacttctagttacacatgctaagaaattattgtaaatgaatattaaagtaatacatgtattttttgtatgcgttctttttgatgtctatttttttgatgtgtaactttgtATTACACATgacataaggatgtgtaacttctggatacacatgccatatgcatgtgtaacttctgtttacacattcacactgaAATAATTTTGGgtctagatttaataattttgggcttaaatttatgggcttgacaatatataaaaggatatggatgtcctttaataactcgggacctaaatttaaatttcttttaattaagggcctcatattatgggttatccatgggttggaccttagcctaattttcccaactGAATAAGGGTATATTTTAAGGATCCCACGAATAACCTAATTTTGAAACCGAAAACGGCTCGAATACATTAATCAGTTCCTGGTTCCTAAGATATCCGAGTGAAATCGACCCGTTTATACCTGGCCCATCATAGAGTAAACAATTCATGGGCCCATCATAGCTTCCTGTCCTAAGAGTCCAAGCAAGAACACATGTCGCTTCATAATCTTTCAATGCAAAAACTCCTTTCCAATCGCCTTTCTTGACCTGACAACCTGCAAAATAAATTTACTCCTCCTCACCTGTTAATGAAAATCAGAGAATCCCCAATTTTTGAATCATATCCTCCTCATCCAGGAAAACCCTAAATTTCCTTGCCAATAAACACTTACCACCCGCTCTTATTCAGTTTTTGTTTCAAAGATCCCACTCGAGTTTGTGTTTGATCTCATTATTCAATTTCCTTGAGACTTTCCTGTGAACATCATAAATTCTTTCGGCAGCGTATTACCCACCATGTCATCTCTCTGGATTTGTGAGATGACATGGCTGATAGAAGGCACTTCAAATCGTTTTCGTAATTGCCTTGTTGATGGTTTCCTCTCCGAGTCGGAGAACTTGAAATCATGTTAGAAATAAGCAGAAGCTTCATCTTATCAGATTAGCGGAGCTTCAAAATTTATAAGAGAAACACAGGTACACCTTTATGTATTCAATTTCaagaaattcatttttatttattttttgccatttttttgcgAACTTGTCCATTTTTACCTTCACATTTCCGAATGTTGTATGTCTTGTGTACCCTTCCCTTCATGTATGATTCTTTTTAGTGTATTCAAGAATTTGAAACTCCCTGTAGTCTTTGAAATTGAGTTTCGAGTTGAGGCGGCTTAAAATGAATCACACAGAAAAATTTACATGATAGTCCACCATGATGTCGATGCATACTGTTGAGAATAGCCCCACCTAGTATGGTTTGAGAATTGGGCAAATGTATGGTGCAAGTTGATAAATAGCGACAGCAGCGACCTTTATAATATGGCCAAATGTATGGAGAGTTAGATCTAGGAACACAGACATTTTGGTTTACAATTCTTTATGCTTACCAGCTGACATTAATGGATTTCTAATCTCTCCTGCAACAGTTGTTAAAACAACAAGAACAATTTTACGTTATGTTTTACCCAATCTCAATCTCAATCCTAACAATTCTCTTCTACTATCTTTCTAAGAAGCGTAAGAGATGTGATGATGCGTCGAGCATAAAACTCAACCTACCGCCTTCTCCACGGACGATACCTATCATCGGAAACATACATCAACTAGGACTCCGACTTCACCAGTCTTTTTACCGTCTGTCAAGTAAGTATGGTCCACTCATCCTTTTAAATGTGGGTAAAAAGCCTGTCCTTGTAGTTTCATCTGCAGAGATGGCAACTCAAATTGTGAAGACCCATGATCTCGTTTTCGCAAATAGGTTTAGTACAAAAGTTGCAAAAGTTATCTTCTGTGGTGTAAATGATATAGCTCTAGCTCCATATGGTGAGTATTGGAGAAAAGTGAGAAAGTTCTGTGTCCTTGAATTGCTGAGCATAAAAAGGGTTCAATCATTCAAGTTTgtaagagaagaagaagttgataaaCTTATTGAGAAGATAACTTGTTCGTCTAGACAAAGAGAGACCATAAATTTGACTGAGATGTTGTTTTCTATGCTAAACAACATTATCTTTAGGTGTTCACTTGGTGATAATTTTAAGAAAGATTACACAGACAGATTTGTGGAGTTGACTAAGAAGGCGGACACATTGTTGGCATCTTTCAGCTTTGAAGATTTATTTCCTTGGCTTCATTGGATGGATACTCTAACTGGACTTACTGGGAAGCTTAGGAGAATATCTCATGAACTAGATATCTTCTTTAATCAAGTCATTGATGATCATCTCCTTTCCAGATCACACGTGGACCACGACAAACATGATAAGAGGAACTTCATAGATCTGCTTCTTGATCATGCTGACCAAAATAACCTTGATCTCACTAGAGATAATATCAAGGGAATAATATTGGTAACTCTTATCACTCTCAGTTTATTTTTCTGCCTTGAACACACAAGTTATTTTCAATTCATATTTTCTATTACAGGACATGTTTGTTGGTGGAAGTGACACCACTGCAACTTCCATTGAATGGACTATGGCAGAGCTAATAAAGAATCCAAGGCTAATGAAGAAAGCACAAGAAGAGGTAAGAAGAGTGATAGGAAATAAAAACAAAGTGGAAGAGCAAGACATTGATCAAATGCAGTACTTGAAATGTATTGTGAAAGAGAGTCTACGGCTACATCCGCCTTTACCCGTTTTGATTGGAAGAGTTTCCTCTGTCAGTTGTAAGATAGGAGGTTATGATATCCCACCAAATACTGGAGTTTTCCTCAATGCCTGGGCAATTCAAAGAGACCCCAAATTGTGGGATAAACCAGCACAGTTCCATCCTGAAAGATTCGAAACCAACCAAATCGGTTTT
Coding sequences within:
- the LOC113275002 gene encoding cytochrome P450 71A1-like isoform X2 — its product is MATQIVKTHDLVFANRFSTKVAKVIFCGVNDIALAPYGEYWRKVRKFCVLELLSIKRVQSFKFVREEEVDKLIEKITCSSRQRETINLTEMLFSMLNNIIFRCSLGDNFKKDYTDRFVELTKKADTLLASFSFEDLFPWLHWMDTLTGLTGKLRRISHELDIFFNQVIDDHLLSRSHVDHDKHDKRNFIDLLLDHADQNNLDLTRDNIKGIILDMFVGGSDTTATSIEWTMAELIKNPRLMKKAQEEVRRVIGNKNKVEEQDIDQMQYLKCIVKESLRLHPPLPVLIGRVSSVSCKIGGYDIPPNTGVFLNAWAIQRDPKLWDKPAQFHPERFETNQIGFKGQDCQFIPFGSGRRGCPGIAFGLAVVEFVLANLLYRFDWELPGGADSEGLDMTEGLGITVNRKISLHVVPNILNLLLINLSLYA
- the LOC113275002 gene encoding cytochrome P450 71A1-like isoform X1, yielding MFYPISISILTILFYYLSKKRKRCDDASSIKLNLPPSPRTIPIIGNIHQLGLRLHQSFYRLSSKYGPLILLNVGKKPVLVVSSAEMATQIVKTHDLVFANRFSTKVAKVIFCGVNDIALAPYGEYWRKVRKFCVLELLSIKRVQSFKFVREEEVDKLIEKITCSSRQRETINLTEMLFSMLNNIIFRCSLGDNFKKDYTDRFVELTKKADTLLASFSFEDLFPWLHWMDTLTGLTGKLRRISHELDIFFNQVIDDHLLSRSHVDHDKHDKRNFIDLLLDHADQNNLDLTRDNIKGIILDMFVGGSDTTATSIEWTMAELIKNPRLMKKAQEEVRRVIGNKNKVEEQDIDQMQYLKCIVKESLRLHPPLPVLIGRVSSVSCKIGGYDIPPNTGVFLNAWAIQRDPKLWDKPAQFHPERFETNQIGFKGQDCQFIPFGSGRRGCPGIAFGLAVVEFVLANLLYRFDWELPGGADSEGLDMTEGLGITVNRKISLHVVPNILNLLLINLSLYA